Within Streptomyces antibioticus, the genomic segment AAGGGTGAGGCCGAACTGCCGCTCCAGGCGGGCCATGTGGGCGAGCCGACCATCGGCGGAGGCTTCGTCGACTACGAACTCTCGCCGCGCGAGTACGAGTTGTCGCTGACCCAGACCGTGCTGAAGGTGCACACCCGGGTCGCCGACCTCTACAACGACCCGATGAACCAGACCCAGCAGCAACTGCGCCTGACGGTCGAGGAGATCCGGGAGCGCCAGGAGTGGGAGCTGGTGAACAACCGGGAGTTCGGGCTGCTGCCGAACATCGACTACGGCCAGCGGGTGAGCACCCTCACCGGCCCGCCGACCCCGGACGACATGGACGAACTGCTGTCCATGCGGCGGAAGACCAAGCTGTTCCTGGCCCATCCGAAGGCGATCGCCGCGTTCTTCCGGCAGTGCAACCGGCGCGGTCTGACGCCGGGCACGGCGAACGTCGAGGGGCACGAGATCCCCGCCTGGCGCGGGGTGCCGATCTTCCCGTGCAACAAGATCCCGGTGAGCGAGCGGCACACCACCAGCATCATCGCGCTGCGCACCGGGGAGAGTTCCCAGGGCGCCGTCGGCCTGTACCAGACGGGCATCCCGGAGGAGTTCCAGCCCGGTCTGAACGTGCGCTTCATGGGGATCGACGGCACCGCCATCGTCCGCTACCTCGTCACCGCGTACTACTCGCTGGCACTGCTGGTGCCCGACGCGGCCGGGGTGCTGGAGAACGTCCAGCTCGGCCGGACGGCCGAGTGACGCCCGTGAGCACAGCGGACACGACCGGCAGTCACACGACCGGCAGACACACGACCGGCGGGGCCGCCCTGCCCGGCCCGCCGAATCTCGCCGCGAGCGTGCGGGCCCGGGCCGGGGTCCGGCGCGGCGGCGCGATCCCCGGGCTGCACCACCGTGAGGTCGCCCCGGCCGACCCGGAGAAGGCCGCGGAGGTGGACCGCCGGCTGGAGGAGTGGGCGCGCGGCCTCGACCTGTTCCCGGCCGCGTGGAACGGCGACTTCGCGGGGTTCCAGTTCGGGCGGGCCGTGGTGCTCCAGCACCCCGGCGCGGCCGACCTGGAGCGGCTCACGGCGGCGGGCAGGCTGCTGCTGGCCGAGAACATGGTCGACAGTTGCTACTGCGAGGAGGACGAGGGCCGGGGCGCGTCCCGCAGCGGACTCGGCGGCCGACTGGTCCTCGCGCAGTCCGCGCTCGACCCGTACCAGGGTCCGCCCGGGTTCCAGGAGGAGTGGGCGCGGGGCATGCAGGCCGACGGCCCGCTGCGCTCGTACCACTGGGCGCTGAAGGACTTCGCCGCGCTGGCCACGCCCAGCCAGACCGACCGGTTCGTGCACGACATCGCCCGGCTGCACCTCGGCTATCTCGCCGAGGCGGCCTGGAGCGAGACCCGGTACGTGCCGTGGATCTGGGAGTACCTGGTGATGCGGCAGTTCAACAACTTCCGGCCGTGTCTGTCGATCGTCGACGCGGTCGACGGCTACGAACTGCCCGAGCAGCTCTACGCCCGCCCGGAGATCCAGCGGGTGACGGCGCTCGCCTGCAACGCCACCACGATCGTCAACGACCTGTACTCCTTCACCAAGGAGCTGGCGTCCGACCCCACCCATCTGAACCTGCCGCAGGTCGTCGCCGCCGCCGACCGCTGCGGTCTGAAGGCCGCCTATCTGCGGTCGGTCGAGATCCACAACCAGATCATGGCGGCGTTCGAGGAGGAGTCCGCCGTCCTCGCCGCCCTCTCGCCGCTCGTCGAGCGCTATCTGCGCGGTCTGTCGGACTGGGTGGCCGGCAACCACGAGTGGCACGCGACCAACACCCACCGCTACCACCTGCCCGACTACTGGTGACCAGCGCGTCACCGACGACCTGTCCACGACCTGTCCCACAGAACACGCAAGGAGCAACCGTTGACCCTGACCCCCGACGCCCTCGCCGCGACCGTGCAGGTGCCGACCCAGTCCGTCTACCAGAACCGGGTCGCGGACTACTGGAACGCGGAGGAGAACCCGGTCAACCTCGAACTGGGCCGGATCGACGACCTGTACCACCATCACTACGGCATCGGCGCCGCCGACCGGACGGTGCTCGACGAGCCCGACCCCGCTCTGCGCAAGGAGCGGGTCACCGCCGAACTGCACCGCCTCGAACATGCCCAGGCCGAGGTGCTCGCCTCCCGGCTCGGCCCGCTCAC encodes:
- a CDS encoding family 2B encapsulin nanocompartment shell protein; the protein is MSTVDSATGPALDEPAPEPAADRQLTSLGTQAARQLATTHKSEPQMQAISSRWLLRMLPWVDVKGGTYRVNRRLQLKVGRDRVQFEQNGGDDVRVVPRTLTELPALRGYSDDEALTELSSRFRAREVRAGQVIAEAGRPVTEAYLVAHGRFTRFTAGPYGEEEITGVLSGGDQVGEEAIGRDDPLWPASVRAETAGVLLAVPWDELRAFVARVPSLAAHLTAYAARQRRPMNRKGEAELPLQAGHVGEPTIGGGFVDYELSPREYELSLTQTVLKVHTRVADLYNDPMNQTQQQLRLTVEEIRERQEWELVNNREFGLLPNIDYGQRVSTLTGPPTPDDMDELLSMRRKTKLFLAHPKAIAAFFRQCNRRGLTPGTANVEGHEIPAWRGVPIFPCNKIPVSERHTTSIIALRTGESSQGAVGLYQTGIPEEFQPGLNVRFMGIDGTAIVRYLVTAYYSLALLVPDAAGVLENVQLGRTAE
- a CDS encoding family 2 encapsulin nanocompartment cargo protein terpene cyclase, which produces MPGPPNLAASVRARAGVRRGGAIPGLHHREVAPADPEKAAEVDRRLEEWARGLDLFPAAWNGDFAGFQFGRAVVLQHPGAADLERLTAAGRLLLAENMVDSCYCEEDEGRGASRSGLGGRLVLAQSALDPYQGPPGFQEEWARGMQADGPLRSYHWALKDFAALATPSQTDRFVHDIARLHLGYLAEAAWSETRYVPWIWEYLVMRQFNNFRPCLSIVDAVDGYELPEQLYARPEIQRVTALACNATTIVNDLYSFTKELASDPTHLNLPQVVAAADRCGLKAAYLRSVEIHNQIMAAFEEESAVLAALSPLVERYLRGLSDWVAGNHEWHATNTHRYHLPDYW